A portion of the Fulvia fulva chromosome 1, complete sequence genome contains these proteins:
- a CDS encoding tRNA-specific adenosine deaminase 1: MTSAHDPSHIAGCVLDTFSALPQKFKPRVLKDGRREWVPLAGIVLSTGKVDRHSWTGHAPGTSTRPLTCAALATGMKCLPQSKVPLANGNVLHDWHAEVLAIRAFNAWLVDECADLARKGMGSEGAWLRWRARAGDTSRYEGGGPPFALKEDVRIHMYCSEAPCGDASMELTMAEQDDATPWKEQPAIAPDTGEMEMLGRGNFDRLGIVRRKPARPDAPISLSKSCTDKIAMRQCTSLLSALTSLLVHPNNVYLSTLVLPESQCVPRAVERAFGANGRMAPLAEHQWADGYAFKPFTVLSTTREFAYSRRGTTVPPTSSNLACLYTPRKQEVLINGALQGRKQSDPRGASCASRRLMWKSVLDVAVSAGLPVLHSLLKKKSYTEVKKSDMLQQREQVKRQARDNALKGWKLNTGDEAWELQDF; encoded by the exons TCAAAGATGGTCGCCGTGAATGGGTGCCGCTCGCCGGCATTGTGCTCAGCACAGGTAAAGTCGACAGGCACTCGTG GACAGGCCATGCACCTGGCACTTCCACTCGCCCGCTAACGTGCGCCGCGCTCGCAACTGGCATGAAATGTCTTCCGCAGTCCAAAGTTCCACTGGCTAACGGCAACGTCCTGCACGACTGGCACGCCGAGGTCCTTGCTATCAGAGCTTTTAACGCTTGGCTGGTCGACGAGTGTGCAGATTTGGCAAGGAAAGGCATGGGCAGCGAGGGAGCTTGGCTACGGTGGCGGGCAAGAGCAGGAGACACGAGCAGGTATGAAGGAGGTGGGCCGCCGTTCGCGTTGAAAGAGGACGTGAGAATACACATGTACTGCTCGGAAGCGCCTTGCGGGGATGCTAGTATGGAACTTACCATGGCAGAGCAGGACGATGCGACGCCATGGAAAGAGCAGCCTGCGATCGCTCCCGATACTGGTGAGATGGAGATGCTGGGCAGAGGCAACTTTGACAGGCTTGGAATAGTGAGGAGGAAGCCCGCCAGGCCAGACGCACCCATATCCTTGAGCAAGAGCTGCACGGATAAGATCGCTATGAGGCAGTGCACAAGTCTCCTCTCCGCTTTGACAAGTCTGTTAGTACACCCAAATAATGTCTACTTGTCAACGCTGGTATTGCCAGAAAGCCAATGCGTACCCCGAGCAGTGGAACGTGCATTTGGCGCCAATGGCAGGATGGCACCTCTGGCCGAGCACCAATGGGCCGATGGCTACGCCTTCAAGCCCTTCACGGTACTCAGCACGACTCGAGAGTTTGCGTACTCCCGGAGAGGCACTACAGTCCCGCCAACGTCGAGCAACCTCGCCTGCCTCTATACGCCTCGCAAGCAGGAAGTCCTCATCAATGGTGCTCTTCAGGGTCGGAAGCAGTCAGATCCGAGAGGTGCGAGCTGCGCGAGCCGACGATTGATGTGGAAGAGTGTGCTGGATGTGGCAGTGTCGGCAGGCTTGCCTGTTCTGCACAGTCTGCTGAAGAAGAAAAGCTACACAGAAGTCAAGAAGAGCGATATGCTACAGCAGAGGGAGCAAGTTAAGAGGCAAGCGAGAGACAACGCATTGAAGGGATGGAAGCTTAACACCGGCGATGAGGCATGGGAGTTGCAGGACTTCTGA